One Fusarium poae strain DAOMC 252244 chromosome 4, whole genome shotgun sequence DNA window includes the following coding sequences:
- a CDS encoding hypothetical protein (SECRETED:SignalP(1-16)~CAZy:GH3), with the protein MWSSLLLLGGVSMSIANPIIRQDAHPAYRNKTLCIDKRVDDLMSRMSLEEKAGQMFHARTVVVNNTFDETVQGYITDKRITAYVLSGGVNDVRGVANWYNELQKVALSTPLGIPITISSDPQHGWTDENAVSVVAQGFSRWTEPLGLAALRSPELVRTFHEIAREEYTAVGIRQALHPQVDLATEPRWGRITGTLGEDANLTSALVVEAIKGLQGDKIGPHSVIATTKHFPGGGAMENGEDSHFPWGKNATYPGDNREYHLQPFRAAIAAGTRQMMPYYSRPINTSWEEVAFGFNKGVVTDLLKKELGYEGIVVTDWGIVTTRFWGLEDETELERARRVIEAGCDIFGGETKPELIIELVKKGLVSESRIDESVRKLMKEKFELGLFDNPFVDVDRAARIAGNDYFSRLGNETQRRAFTMLTNKDDILPLPLAALDAKFYIEGMEAEALEQRNLTVVDKPEDADYALLRLASPFKPTTAPGLPAMINNGSIEFNATEKARQAKIYATLPTIVDIRLNRPAAVPEVAENAAALFGSYGSSHDAFLDVVFGTDGWGPEGQLPFGMPISQAAADAQLSDVAFDGEVLFKYGHGLRYKDVCESS; encoded by the exons ATGTGGTCCAGTCTCCTCCTCTTGGGAGGTGTCTCTATGAGCATCGCCAACCCAATCATTCGACAAGATGCTCACCCTGCCTACCGTAACAAGACTCTCTGCATCGACAAGCGTGTCGATGACTTGATGTCTCGTATGTCTTTAGAAGAAAAGGCAGGTCAGATGTTTCACGCTCGCACCGTCGTTGTCAACAACACGTTTGATGAGACCGTACAAGGATACATCACTGACAAGCGCATCACCGCCTATGTTTTGAGCGGTGGTGTGAATGACGTTCGTGGTGTCGCAAACTGGTACAACGAGCTTCAAAAGGTTGCCCTCAGCACACCCCTTGGCATCCCCATCACTATTTCTTCCGATCCTCAGCACGGTTGGACAGATGAGAATGCTGTGAGTGTTGTCGCTCAAGGCTTCTCTCGGTGGACTGAGCCTCTTGGTCTCGCTGCTCTGCGATCACCCGAGCTAGTCCGTACTTTCCACGAGATTGCCCGAGAAGAGTACACTGCTGTCGGTATTCGACAggctcttcatcctcaagttGATTTGGCTACTGAGCCGAGGTGGGGCCGTATCACTGGTACCTTGGGTGAGGATGCCAACTTGACCAGTGCTTTGGTGGTTGAGGCTATCAAGGGTCTTCAGGGCGACAAGATTGGACCTCATTCAGTTATCGCCACGACGAAACACTTTCCAGGAGGCGGAGCGATGGAGAACGGAGAGGATTCTCACTTTCCTTGG GGCAAAAACGCGACTTACCCTGGAGACAACCGGGAGTATCACTTACAACCCTTCAGGGCTGCCATTGCTGCTGGCACCCGTCAAATGATGCCTTACTATTCTCGTCCCATCAACACCTCATGGGAGGAGGTTGCTTTTGGTTTCAACAAGGGTGTCGTCACTGACCTTCTCAAGAAGGAGCTTGGCTACGAGGGCATCGTCGTTACCGATTGGGGTATCGTTACTACCCGATTCTGGGGTCTGGAGGATGAGACTGAGCTCGAGCGTGCTCGTCGTGTTATCGAGGCTGGTTGCGACATCTTTGGTGGTGAGACCAAGCCCGAGCTGATAATTGAGCTGGTCAAGAAGGGTCTCGTGTCAGAGTCTCGCATCGACGAGTCTGTCCGCAAACTAATGAAGGAGAAGTTTGAGCTTGGTCTCTTTGACAACCCCttcgttgatgttgacagaGCCGCCCGCATCGCTGGTAACGACTACTTCAGCCGTCTCGGAAACGAGACCCAGCGTCGCGCTTTCACAATGCTTACCAACAAGGACGACATcctccctctccctctcGCCGCTCTCGATGCCAAGTTCTACATTGAGGGTATGGAGGCCGAGGCCCTCGAGCAGCGCAACCTCACCGTTGTCGATAAGCCCGAGGACGCCGACTACGCCTTGCTCCGTCTCGCCTCACCTTTCAAGCCCACCACTGCCCCCGGTCTCCCCGCCATGATCAACAACGGCAGTATCGAGTTCAACGCCACAGAAAAGGCTCGCCAGGCCAAGATCTACGCGACTCTGCCCACCATTGTTGATATCAGATTGAACCGTCCCGCCGCCGTTCCCGAAGTCGCCGAGAACGCTGCTGCTCTGTTTGGTAGCTACGGCAGCAGCCACGATGCTTTCCTGGATGTTGTTTTCGGCACCGATGGTTGGGGTCCTGAGGGTCAATTGCCTTTCGGTATGCCTATttctcaagctgctgctgatgcGCAGTTGTCGGATGTGGCGTTTGATGGAGAGGTTTTGTTCAAGTATGGACATGGATTGAGATATAAGGATGTTTGTGAAAGCAGCTAG
- a CDS encoding hypothetical protein (TransMembrane:1 (i205-225o)~BUSCO:25939at5125): protein MSASSLVARRAFARNPLMGNARALSRGVTPAILGRHVSRHAQIPAISLLIPRSMSTDHHRPDPSSSGPPPGFNAEQAKKPLPKESAGSIVAKKEDKKLEKKVNGTQVLKPADAAASPDAIAQEVVGTNEGIMEKSDAAQKAKEEKKLTLWEKVKKEAHHYWDGSKLLVAEVKISWRLALKMAAGYELTRRENKQLQRTVQDLGRLVPFSVFIIVPLGEALLPLALKLFPNMLPSTFEGQKSREAKATVLRSTRKEVSEFLRQTLGEGLPLSQATTQKEEFSNFFRKVRATGETPTAQDVIKICKAFRDDLTLDNLSRPQLVSMCKYMNLSTFGTDMMLRYQIRHRMRQIKRDDKAISYEGVDSLTVAELQAACAARGIRTHSVSPARMRNDLQAWLDLRLKEGVPSTLLVLSNAYMYGQGSGEGSGQVEALIGVMSAIPEELYHEIELEVHSAEGAATNKQRLEVIREQQELIEDEAEQDQASQSSGFATPRDTDDIDEKEERLAQAQAEGLGRKQVSEMVEAETELAKAAESARSLEQEIQASSGSSKEQK from the exons ATGAGCGCTTCCTCCCTCGTCGCTCGCAGAGCGTTTGCCCGGAACCCCTTGATGGGAAATG CCCGGGCCCTCTCGCGAGGTGTTACTCCTGCCATTCTTGGTCGCCACGTCAGTCGGCATGCCCAAATCCCCGCCATCTCTCTATTGATCCCGCGGTCAATGAGTACCGATCATCACCGACCCGATCCCTCCAGCTCTGGCCCACCCCCGGGCTTCAATGCCGAGCAGGCTAAGAAACCGCTCCCCAAGGAGTCCGCTGGTTCCATCGTCGCCAAAAAGGAGGACAAGAAGCTTGAAAAGAAAGTCAACGGTACCCAAGTTCTAAAACCTGCCGATGCTGCCGCCAGTCCCGATGCCATCGCCCAAGAAGTCGTTGGCACCAATGAGGGTATCATGGAGAAGTCTGATGCCGCTCAAAAGGcaaaggaggaaaagaagctcACCCTTTGggagaaggtcaagaaggaggctCACCACTACTGGGATGGATCCAAGCTCCTCGTTGCTGAGGTCAAGATCAGTTGGCGACTAGCACTCAAGATGGCCGCCGGATACGAGCTCACCCGTCGCGAGAACAAGCAGCTACAGCGAACGGTCCAGGATCTCGGTCGATTAGTGCCTTTCTCCGTCTTCATTATCGTTCCTCTGGGTGAGGCACTTCTGCCCCTTGCCCTCAAGCTCTTCCCCAACATGCTCCCCAGCACATTCGAGGGACAAAAGTCAAGGGAAGCCAAGGCTACTGTCCTACGATCAACACGCAAGGAGGTCAGCGAATTCTTGAGACAAACACTTGGCGAGGGTCTGCCACTAAGCCAGGCCACAACACAAAAGGAGGAGTTCTCCAACTTCTTCCGCAAGGTGCGCGCAACAGGCGAGACACCTACTGCCCAGGACGTTATCAAGATCTGCAAAGCCTTCCGTGATGATCTGACACTCGACAACCTGTCACGACCCCAGCTTGTGTCCATGTGCAAATACATGAACCTCAGCACATTCGGAACCGACATGATGCTTCGATACCAGATCCGTCACCGCATGCGTCAAATCAAGCGTGACGACAAGGCCATCAGCTACGAGGGTGTTGACAGCTTGACTGTTGCCGAACTCCAGGCCGCTTGTGCTGCCCGTGGTATCCGAACACACAGTGTTTCTCCTGCCCGCATGCGCAATGACCTCCAGGCTTGGCTCGATCTCCGCCTTAAGGAGGGCGTTCCTTCAACACTTCTTGTCCTGAGCAACGCCTATATGTATGGTCAAGGCTCAGGTGAGGGTTCCGGTCAAGTTGAGGCTCTTATCGGTGTCATGTCTGCTATTCCCGAGGAGCTGTACCACGAGATCGAACTCGAGGTTCACAGTGCTGAGGGTGCTGCCACTAACAAGCAGCGACTCGAGGTTATCCGTGAGCAGCAAGAACTCATCGAGGATGAGGCAGAGCAGGATCAAGCTAGTCAAAGCTCCGGTTTCGCCACTCCTCGTGACACAGATGATATcgatgagaaggaggagagacTTGCTCAAGCTCAGGCTGAGGGTCTTGGGCGAAAGCAGGTTAGCGAAATGGTTGAGGCCGAGACTGAGTTGGCCAAGGCCGCCGAGTCTGCCAGATCACTAGAGCAGGAGATCCAGGCCAGCTCTGGTTCATCTAAGGAGCAGAAGTAG
- the ATG24 gene encoding Sorting nexin-4 (BUSCO:24632at5125), with product MTAMEQQQDDFSNVSWSEHVHDQQTRSGSIPDAEEPGHDLNATTGLERDAPSLGNEKLECTVDTPIKENDGTKDAFVSYLITTHSTFSSFQRSTTTVRRRFTDFVFLYKQLTREYPATAVPPLPDKQRMEYVRGDRFGSDFTARRANSLQRFLSRLSLHPTLRRAPILHTFLESPDWNATMRSRGSRVSSASDPGSAGVFDNFADTFINAFTKLHRPDRRFLEVKEKSDKLDDDLGHIEKVIARVARRETDLEVDLRDLAEQFQKLIPLEPHVEPAVHGFSASIEDTATHLRKLKDMTDQDYLGSLRDMQAYSIALKNLLKAREQKQLDYEQLTEYLNKSTTERDTLQSGHGGGSGAGSFLRAKIEDVRGVDHEQARRERTRKLELRVEELTHEVESARKTSDMFDDEVVKEVADFERIKRIEMKAQLGSLADSHIEFYGEVESIWTKYVEEMEKQGITSA from the exons ATGACGGCAATGGAACAGCAACAAGATGACTTCTCAAACGTCTCGTGGAGCGAGCACGTCCACGATCAACAAACTCGCAGTGGCAGTATTCCTGACGCTGAAGAGCCGGGCCATGACTTGAATGCGACAACAGGTCTCGAAAGAGATGCTCCGTCGCTGGGAaatgagaagctcgagtgCACTGTTGATACGCCCATCAAGGAAAATGACGGCACCAAGGATGCTTTTGTCTCGTACCTCATCACCACACAC TCTAcattctcttccttccaaCGTTCTACTACTACTGTTCGCCGTCGCTTCACAGACTTTGTCTTTCTCTACAAACAGCTCACCCGCGAATATCCCGCCACTGCCGTCCCTCCTCTGCCCGACAAGCAGCGCATGGAGTACGTCCGCGGCGATCGCTTCGGTTCAGACTTTACAGCCCGCCGCGCCAATTCTCTCCAGCGCTTCCTCAGCCGTTTATCCCTTCACCCAACACTGCGCCGCGCCCCGATCTTGCACACTTTCCTCGAGAGTCCCGACTGGAATGCCACCATGCGCAGCCGCGGCTCGCGCGTGAGTTCTGCTAGCGATCCCGGATCCGCCGGTGTGTTTGACAACTTTGCCGATACTTTCATCAACGCTTTTACAAAGCTGCACCGTCCGGATCGTCGCTTTCTGGAGGTCAAGGAGAAGAGTGATAAGCTCGATGATGATCTTGGACATATTGAAAAGGTCATTGCGAGGGTTGCTAGGCGCGAGACGGATTTGGAGGTGGACTTGCGTGATCTCGCGGAGCAGTTCCAAAAGCTTATTCCTCTCGAACCCCACGTTGAACCAGCCGTTCATGGTTTCTCTGCTTCCATTGAAGACACGGCGACTCATCTGCGCAAACTGAAGGACATGACGGACCAAGATTACCTCGGATCTCTACGAGATATGCAAGCTTACTCCATCGCCCTCAAGAACCTCCTCAAGGCCCGAGAGCAGAAACAGCTCGACTACGAACAACTAACTGAATACCTCAACAAGTCAACAACAGAGCGAGACACCCTCCAATCTGGCCATGGCGGTGGCTCCGGCGCAGGAAGTTTCCTCCGTGCCAAGATCGAAGACGTCCGTGGTGTAGACCACGAACAAGCCCGTCGCGAACGAACCCGCAAGCTAGAACTCCGCGTCGAAGAGCTCACGCACGAGGTCGAAAGCGCACGCAAGACGAGCGACATGTTTGACGACGAGGTAGTCAAAGAAGTAGCCGATTTCGAGCGCATCAAGAGGATCGAAATGAAGGCGCAGCTGGGTAGTCTAGCGGATTCTCACATTGAGTTTTACGGAGAAGTGGAAAGCATCTGGACCAAGTATGTCGAGGAGATGGAGAAGCAGGGGATTACGAGCGCTTAA